From Nguyenibacter vanlangensis, one genomic window encodes:
- a CDS encoding conjugal transfer protein TraG: protein MSGARILWGQMIVVLAMILLSWWLATEWVAWQLAFQPELGSPWFVLFHRWAIYPPPMIFWWWYVFDAYAPHIFAQGGWIAGSGGVAAFLVAVALSVRRAREAKRAATYGSARWAEPEDLRRFGLLDPDGVVLGRYRREYLRHNGSEHVLCFAPTRSGKGVGLVIPTLLTWPGSVIVHDIKGENWQGTAGFRAGFSRVLLFDPTNPRSDAYNPLLEIRRGEWEVRDAQNVADVLVDPEGSLERRNHWEKTSHSLLVGAILHVLYAEPDKTLSGVANLLSDPKRPIESTLSAMMRTRHLGEAGPHPVVASAARELLNKSPNERSGVLSTAMSFLGLYRDPVVAKVTARCAWRITDIVRGGQPTTLYLSVPPSDISRTKPLIRLVLNQIGRRLTEDLQGQKQNHRLLLMLDEFPALGRLDFFESALAFMAGYGIKAFLIAQSLNQIEKAYGQNNSILDNCHVRVCFATNDERTAKRVSDALGTATEIRAQKNYAGHRLSPWLGHLMVSRQESARPLLTPGEIMQLPAADEIVMAAGTPPVRAKKARYYTDSRLQSRVLPPPLRDGGETPPKPDDWTGLARPEQMPEEAPAATDEEATGDPVGAGKKHSKEFDAAHTPPPQRTSPAEPDPQHSEADGRSAHAQREFADLQRIARLTALDRDDDMGMDR, encoded by the coding sequence ATGTCTGGAGCACGCATTCTCTGGGGGCAGATGATCGTCGTCCTGGCGATGATCCTGCTGTCGTGGTGGCTGGCGACAGAATGGGTGGCCTGGCAGCTCGCCTTCCAGCCGGAACTGGGATCGCCCTGGTTCGTCCTGTTCCATCGCTGGGCGATCTATCCGCCGCCGATGATCTTCTGGTGGTGGTATGTGTTCGACGCCTACGCGCCGCACATCTTTGCGCAGGGCGGCTGGATCGCCGGGTCGGGCGGCGTAGCCGCCTTCCTGGTGGCGGTGGCGCTGTCCGTGCGCCGTGCCCGCGAAGCGAAACGTGCCGCCACCTACGGCAGCGCCCGCTGGGCCGAGCCCGAGGATCTGCGCAGATTCGGCCTGCTCGATCCCGACGGCGTCGTGCTCGGCCGCTACCGAAGAGAGTATCTCCGCCATAACGGCTCCGAGCATGTGCTGTGCTTCGCGCCGACCCGCTCGGGCAAGGGCGTGGGCCTGGTCATCCCCACCCTGCTGACCTGGCCGGGCTCGGTGATCGTCCACGACATCAAGGGCGAGAACTGGCAGGGAACGGCGGGCTTCCGCGCCGGCTTCAGCCGGGTGCTGCTGTTCGATCCCACCAATCCACGGTCCGATGCCTACAACCCGCTGCTTGAAATCCGTCGCGGCGAGTGGGAGGTGCGCGACGCCCAGAACGTCGCCGATGTCCTGGTCGACCCCGAGGGCTCGCTTGAGCGGCGCAACCATTGGGAGAAGACCAGCCATTCCCTGCTGGTCGGAGCCATCCTGCACGTGCTCTATGCCGAGCCGGATAAGACCCTGTCCGGCGTCGCCAATCTGCTGTCCGATCCCAAGCGACCGATCGAGAGCACGCTGAGCGCGATGATGCGCACCCGGCACCTCGGGGAAGCGGGACCGCATCCCGTGGTCGCCAGCGCCGCGCGCGAACTGCTGAATAAATCCCCCAATGAACGCTCAGGCGTGCTGTCCACCGCGATGTCGTTCCTCGGCCTGTATCGCGACCCCGTCGTCGCCAAGGTCACGGCGCGCTGCGCCTGGCGGATCACCGATATCGTCAGGGGCGGCCAGCCTACCACGCTCTATCTCAGCGTGCCGCCGTCGGATATCAGCCGCACCAAGCCATTGATCCGGCTGGTGCTGAACCAGATCGGCCGACGGCTGACCGAGGATCTGCAAGGGCAGAAACAGAACCATCGCCTGCTGCTGATGCTCGACGAATTCCCGGCTCTGGGCCGGCTGGATTTCTTCGAGAGCGCGCTGGCCTTCATGGCCGGCTACGGGATCAAGGCGTTCCTGATCGCCCAGTCGCTGAACCAGATCGAGAAAGCCTACGGCCAGAACAATTCGATCCTCGACAATTGCCATGTCCGCGTCTGTTTCGCCACCAATGACGAGCGGACGGCCAAACGCGTCTCCGACGCCCTGGGCACCGCGACCGAGATCCGGGCGCAGAAGAACTATGCCGGGCATCGGCTCTCGCCCTGGCTCGGGCATCTCATGGTCTCCCGCCAGGAAAGCGCGCGCCCGCTGCTGACGCCGGGCGAGATCATGCAATTGCCGGCGGCGGACGAGATCGTCATGGCGGCGGGCACGCCGCCGGTGCGTGCGAAAAAGGCCCGTTACTACACGGATTCTCGCTTGCAGAGCCGGGTTCTGCCGCCGCCGCTTCGGGACGGGGGCGAGACTCCACCGAAACCAGACGACTGGACCGGTCTGGCCCGGCCGGAACAGATGCCGGAGGAAGCGCCCGCAGCCACGGACGAGGAGGCGACTGGCGATCCTGTCGGGGCGGGGAAGAAGCACAGCAAGGAGTTTGACGCCGCCCACACGCCGCCACCGCAGCGGACGTCGCCAGCCGAGCCGGACCCGCAGCATTCTGAGGCCGACGGACGGTCGGCGCATGCGCAGCGGGAATTCGCGGACCTGCAGCGTATCGCCCGCCTGACTGCCTTGGATCGCGACGACGATATGGGGATGGATCGCTGA